From the genome of Gemmatimonas phototrophica, one region includes:
- a CDS encoding CDP-alcohol phosphatidyltransferase family protein — translation MPRATDATRIVTVPNLVSTSRVALGFGFLVLDAVPMRLALIAVASLTDFLDGWIARRTHAQSRIGALVDPVADRFFALCVVVGYVAGGQLGVWQAIALMFRDVMSIIGWFVARNVSWLRPITFKARLLGKAVTVLQLITFLVVLLAPSATDALVWFVFLVGVAATVDYTLMLWRERVRN, via the coding sequence ATGCCGCGCGCTACCGATGCCACGCGAATCGTCACGGTCCCCAATCTGGTGTCCACATCTCGTGTGGCACTGGGCTTTGGCTTTCTGGTCCTCGACGCGGTCCCCATGCGGCTGGCCCTCATTGCCGTCGCCTCCCTCACCGATTTCCTCGACGGATGGATTGCGCGGCGCACGCACGCACAATCACGCATTGGGGCGTTGGTGGATCCGGTGGCCGACCGATTCTTTGCCCTGTGCGTGGTTGTCGGCTATGTGGCTGGCGGGCAATTGGGTGTATGGCAGGCCATCGCGCTCATGTTTCGCGATGTGATGTCCATCATTGGCTGGTTCGTGGCCCGTAACGTGAGCTGGCTTCGTCCCATCACGTTCAAGGCACGGTTGCTCGGCAAAGCGGTGACGGTGCTGCAGCTGATCACGTTCCTCGTCGTGCTGCTGGCGCCGTCCGCCACCGACGCGCTGGTGTGGTTCGTCTTCCTCGTGGGCGTGGCGGCGACCGTAGACTACACCCTCATGCTCTGGCGCGAACGCGTACGGAACTGA
- a CDS encoding M16 family metallopeptidase — MTHTLLRPSDALALHHDTHREVLPNGLTLLVRRDPSAPVVSIVTYVKAGYFDETDDVVGIAHVLEHMFFKGTPTRGVGQIARETKANGGYLNAHTIYDHTSYYTVLPSSGFVAGLEIQFDAYARSVIDGEELARELEVIIQEAKRKRDTSYAVAIESLYAVLHDHHRIRRWRIGEEVGLRGLSREQLVGFYRRWYRPDNTVLCIVGDVELEQVRTEVYARYATLDAGAPARDRGPQEVQLPGLRRKEWSGDIAQQHVAFGWRVPALGHADTPALDLAGIALGTGRASRLYRAVREEQLASGVTAWNYTSGDVGVFVAHTEGAAATARDAMRAMWREVQAARSDGFRHGEIMRAQRILEARWLRRLESMDGQAQYLAGWEAEGGLEAASRYYDALLTLDADAVQGAMQRHLDPAQVTMVSYRPDGASPVVESDDALRALLEAEAGLGSAVMPPSSMATPPVAHVAIAAPAIHVHLAAEQHDEVQVYRTTQGVPVLVLPRPGAPLVNLGVFQRGGAVLNDVAHEGLARIAMQSSLKGTRTRTGAQVAEAAEELGSSIGVSAGLENIGWSMSVPVRHLSAATELLGDVIQRPIFADEAIETERALALTEVTRVRDDMYRWPLRLATIGAYGAHPYARSVLGSEASLAALTADQVRAFHAQQIMRGASVIAVVGDVTPDDVAQLMQRHLGTLVHREQSALPSHAWPAESHRTIESRAKQQTAIAMLFPGPSRTEPARFAARVLSAIASGLGGRFFEQLRDKQSLAYTVQAFPLERIAGGAFGAYIATGPDREEEAREGLLLEFARFREAPPTAEELERATRYLIGAHAIAQQSGGTVMSEMVDAWLFGEGLHERHDVTDHLRRVTADDVQRLAQQYFDPARVVEGVVRGTLI; from the coding sequence ATGACCCACACGCTGCTGCGTCCCAGCGACGCACTCGCTCTGCACCACGACACCCACCGCGAAGTGCTCCCGAACGGACTGACGCTGCTGGTGCGGCGCGATCCGTCGGCACCGGTCGTGTCCATCGTCACGTACGTCAAGGCCGGCTACTTCGACGAGACGGATGATGTGGTGGGGATCGCCCACGTGCTCGAGCACATGTTCTTCAAGGGCACGCCCACCCGTGGGGTTGGGCAGATCGCGCGGGAAACGAAGGCGAATGGTGGCTATCTCAACGCCCACACGATTTACGATCACACCAGCTATTACACGGTGCTGCCGTCGTCGGGATTTGTGGCCGGGTTGGAGATCCAGTTCGATGCCTATGCGCGCAGTGTGATTGATGGGGAAGAGTTGGCGCGTGAATTGGAAGTGATCATTCAGGAAGCCAAGCGCAAGCGCGATACGTCGTACGCGGTGGCCATCGAGTCGCTGTACGCCGTGCTGCACGATCATCATCGCATTCGCCGCTGGCGTATTGGTGAGGAAGTGGGGCTGCGGGGGCTGTCGCGCGAACAGCTGGTGGGCTTCTATCGGCGCTGGTATCGCCCCGACAACACGGTGCTGTGCATTGTGGGCGATGTGGAGCTCGAGCAGGTCCGCACCGAGGTGTACGCCCGCTATGCCACGCTCGATGCCGGCGCGCCCGCGCGTGATCGCGGGCCGCAGGAGGTGCAGCTCCCGGGGCTCCGTCGCAAGGAATGGAGCGGAGACATTGCGCAACAGCACGTCGCGTTCGGCTGGCGCGTGCCGGCCCTTGGACATGCCGACACCCCAGCGCTCGATCTCGCCGGCATTGCGCTGGGCACGGGGCGGGCGTCGCGGTTGTACCGCGCGGTGCGCGAAGAGCAGCTGGCCAGCGGTGTCACGGCGTGGAACTACACCTCCGGCGACGTGGGTGTTTTCGTGGCGCATACTGAGGGTGCGGCGGCCACCGCCCGAGACGCCATGCGCGCCATGTGGCGCGAAGTGCAGGCCGCGCGCAGCGACGGATTCCGACACGGCGAAATCATGCGTGCCCAGCGAATTCTCGAGGCGCGCTGGTTGCGGCGGTTGGAGAGCATGGATGGGCAGGCGCAATATCTCGCCGGGTGGGAAGCCGAAGGCGGCCTGGAGGCGGCGTCGCGTTACTACGATGCGCTGCTCACACTTGATGCCGACGCCGTGCAGGGAGCGATGCAGCGCCATCTCGATCCGGCACAGGTAACGATGGTCTCCTACCGGCCGGATGGCGCATCGCCGGTGGTGGAGTCGGATGACGCCCTACGCGCACTGCTGGAGGCGGAGGCCGGTCTTGGCAGTGCCGTGATGCCGCCGTCGTCCATGGCCACGCCCCCGGTCGCGCACGTGGCCATTGCGGCCCCTGCAATCCATGTGCATCTCGCGGCCGAACAGCACGACGAGGTGCAGGTGTATCGCACCACCCAGGGTGTTCCCGTGCTGGTGTTGCCACGTCCGGGGGCCCCCTTGGTGAATCTTGGCGTGTTTCAGCGTGGCGGTGCCGTGCTCAATGATGTGGCCCACGAGGGGCTGGCCCGCATCGCCATGCAGAGTTCGCTCAAGGGCACCCGCACCCGGACGGGTGCGCAGGTGGCCGAAGCGGCCGAGGAACTGGGAAGCAGTATCGGCGTGAGCGCCGGATTGGAAAACATCGGTTGGAGCATGTCGGTGCCAGTGCGTCACTTGTCGGCGGCGACGGAATTGCTGGGGGATGTCATCCAGCGTCCCATCTTCGCGGACGAAGCGATTGAAACAGAGCGGGCGCTGGCGCTCACCGAAGTCACCCGGGTGCGTGATGACATGTACCGCTGGCCGCTGCGTCTGGCCACGATTGGCGCCTACGGTGCGCATCCGTATGCCCGTTCGGTGTTGGGGAGTGAGGCGTCGCTTGCGGCGCTGACGGCGGATCAGGTGCGGGCGTTCCACGCGCAGCAGATCATGCGCGGCGCGTCCGTCATTGCGGTTGTGGGGGATGTGACACCGGACGACGTGGCGCAGCTCATGCAGCGGCACCTGGGCACGTTGGTCCATCGCGAGCAAAGCGCGCTACCGTCGCATGCCTGGCCCGCCGAATCGCATCGCACGATTGAGTCCCGTGCCAAGCAGCAGACGGCCATTGCCATGCTCTTCCCGGGGCCGTCGCGCACCGAACCGGCGCGCTTCGCCGCGCGGGTGCTGTCGGCGATTGCCAGCGGGTTGGGTGGACGCTTCTTCGAACAGTTACGGGACAAGCAGTCACTGGCGTACACCGTGCAGGCATTCCCGCTGGAGCGCATTGCGGGCGGTGCCTTCGGCGCGTACATCGCCACCGGCCCCGATCGGGAAGAGGAAGCGCGCGAGGGCCTGTTGTTGGAGTTCGCGCGGTTCCGCGAGGCCCCGCCCACCGCGGAAGAACTCGAGCGCGCCACCCGCTACCTCATTGGGGCGCACGCCATTGCACAACAGTCCGGTGGTACGGTGATGTCGGAGATGGTTGATGCGTGGCTCTTCGGCGAGGGGCTGCATGAGCGACACGACGTCACGGACCACCTGCGTCGCGTGACCGCCGACGACGTGCAGCGCCTGGCGCAGCAGTACTTCGATCCGGCGCGGGTCGTGGAAGGTGTGGTGCGCGGGACGCTGATTTAG
- a CDS encoding tetratricopeptide repeat protein, which produces MSLPPANPRAALDAARVVFATPEVATAPALWRSAQELLQMVLGRPELTGQALVSEVRRLGLITLSDAHALVALSDWSDRSSGAATTEAERLIVREAWMALDHAVPSAPPPSFAPPAASPYAPPAAPDYAPPAAPQYAPPAASASPTPRSYSPPPAPDAAPAHMDVDPPATSSHRRRLYLGLGALLLVAVCVAGGVWWYVRGRAERALNDGVAAYQRGAREVARAAFVQAAQSDPGDARPLVYLGRIAREEGDLARARRFLTNAVRLAPQSSIAARELASLMLADGQPEIARRFYVRAIQLDPADRTAQGFLGCALVRLQRVDEARRWLERAGPGDWQQCNPPMLPPGAPMAPPGYPPVPPP; this is translated from the coding sequence GTGAGCCTCCCCCCTGCGAATCCTCGCGCCGCGCTTGACGCGGCGCGAGTCGTCTTCGCCACCCCCGAAGTGGCCACGGCGCCAGCGCTGTGGCGCTCGGCCCAGGAGCTGTTGCAGATGGTGCTCGGGCGGCCGGAGCTGACCGGTCAGGCGCTGGTCAGCGAAGTCCGACGTTTGGGGCTCATCACCTTGTCGGATGCCCACGCGCTGGTGGCGCTGAGCGATTGGTCGGATCGGTCGTCGGGGGCCGCAACCACCGAAGCCGAACGGCTCATCGTTCGCGAAGCCTGGATGGCCCTCGATCATGCGGTCCCCAGCGCGCCGCCGCCGTCGTTCGCCCCGCCAGCGGCCTCGCCGTATGCGCCACCCGCGGCCCCCGACTATGCGCCCCCGGCGGCGCCGCAGTACGCCCCTCCGGCGGCCTCCGCTTCCCCGACGCCAAGGAGCTACAGCCCGCCGCCTGCTCCCGATGCCGCCCCGGCCCACATGGATGTGGATCCACCCGCTACCTCGTCGCATCGCCGTCGCCTCTACCTGGGATTGGGGGCGTTGCTCCTGGTGGCCGTTTGTGTCGCTGGGGGGGTGTGGTGGTACGTAAGAGGACGCGCCGAGCGCGCCCTCAATGACGGCGTGGCCGCGTATCAGCGAGGGGCCCGTGAGGTGGCGCGGGCGGCCTTTGTCCAAGCGGCACAATCTGACCCCGGTGATGCCAGGCCCTTGGTGTACCTCGGACGCATTGCCCGCGAAGAAGGGGACCTCGCGCGGGCCCGGCGTTTTCTCACCAACGCTGTGCGACTGGCGCCGCAAAGCAGCATTGCGGCGCGCGAGCTGGCGTCGCTCATGCTGGCCGACGGGCAGCCCGAAATCGCACGGCGCTTCTACGTGCGCGCCATTCAACTCGATCCCGCCGATCGCACCGCGCAAGGCTTTCTCGGCTGCGCGCTCGTTCGCCTGCAACGCGTAGACGAAGCGCGTCGCTGGTTGGAGCGGGCCGGCCCGGGCGACTGGCAACAGTGCAATCCCCCCATGCTTCCACCCGGCGCGCCAATGGCGCCGCCCGGGTACCCGCCTGTTCCCCCCCCATGA
- a CDS encoding tetratricopeptide repeat protein, with protein MSNPFLSSEEYDERAHSLYNEGKYDDALQLLREGLALYPSAVELHVGTGYARLAREEFAWARRNFEEALTLDPEHEDALAGFGEVLLKFGQTDAGLRSFERTIELGYEDDVDLMLQIGRALFREGYVEQSLPFFERAVQHAEDSAEAVACIGYAQHRLGNDVEAMVALRRALVLDEQFAEGRVYLANLLYDAGDMDGALVEFEKTTPDDHWDELGIWRLIELKKSVYKLSDDDGELKPWEARLTELAGEPDAIDELLAEVEQAAMEEEQSEEQQSQNQLEALGSLLTGLVGQQQAGEQGEHESTSTDVLMADNGVHRVIMRDGSSFEGSWEEIVQALRDARDAGRPLDEYMAMEARRFYGATGLRVASHAPEAFLRGGADAGMLRIVR; from the coding sequence ATGTCCAACCCGTTCCTGAGTTCCGAGGAATATGACGAGCGCGCGCATTCCCTCTACAACGAGGGGAAGTACGATGACGCGCTCCAGTTGCTGCGTGAAGGACTCGCGCTGTATCCGTCGGCCGTCGAACTGCATGTCGGCACCGGGTATGCGCGCCTGGCCCGCGAAGAATTCGCGTGGGCCCGGCGCAACTTCGAAGAAGCACTGACGCTCGATCCTGAACACGAAGATGCCCTCGCCGGCTTTGGTGAGGTGCTTCTCAAGTTCGGGCAGACGGACGCTGGCCTGCGCTCGTTCGAACGGACCATCGAACTGGGCTACGAAGACGACGTAGACCTCATGCTCCAAATCGGTCGGGCCCTCTTCCGCGAGGGGTACGTGGAGCAGTCGCTCCCGTTCTTCGAGCGGGCCGTGCAGCACGCCGAGGATTCTGCCGAAGCCGTGGCCTGCATTGGCTATGCGCAGCACCGCCTTGGCAACGATGTGGAGGCCATGGTGGCGTTGCGTCGGGCCCTCGTGCTCGACGAACAGTTCGCCGAAGGGCGGGTGTACCTCGCCAATCTGCTCTACGACGCCGGCGATATGGACGGTGCGCTGGTTGAGTTTGAAAAGACCACCCCGGACGATCATTGGGATGAGCTTGGTATCTGGCGTCTCATTGAGCTCAAGAAGTCGGTGTACAAGCTCAGCGACGACGACGGGGAACTGAAGCCGTGGGAAGCGCGCCTGACGGAGCTTGCCGGTGAGCCCGATGCCATCGATGAGCTGCTCGCCGAAGTGGAGCAGGCCGCCATGGAAGAGGAGCAGTCGGAAGAGCAGCAGTCCCAGAACCAGCTCGAAGCACTCGGCTCGCTGCTGACCGGCCTCGTCGGTCAGCAGCAGGCCGGTGAGCAGGGCGAGCACGAGAGCACGTCCACCGACGTACTGATGGCCGACAACGGCGTGCATCGCGTCATCATGCGCGATGGCAGCTCGTTTGAAGGCAGCTGGGAAGAGATCGTGCAGGCGCTGCGCGATGCGCGCGATGCCGGTCGCCCCCTCGACGAATACATGGCCATGGAGGCGCGCCGATTCTATGGCGCGACCGGACTGCGCGTGGCCTCGCACGCCCCCGAAGCGTTTCTGCGCGGTGGGGCGGATGCTGGTATGCTGCGCATTGTGCGGTGA
- a CDS encoding pseudouridine-5'-phosphate glycosidase, with translation MSATLPHPCSTAAVHAARERGGAMVALESSVLAQGLLPPFNREAATRMMDAVAAAGATPVVTAVVRGVPSFGLEPDDLERFLAREGVRKVSARDLGIAVADQADGATTVAATLAMCTLGGLEVFATGGIGGVHRDAPFDESADLVELARTPVIVTCAGAKSILDLPATLERLETLGVPVVGYGTSELPGFFSVTTGLRLTARLDSPEAIARAWRAHRALGRTSAMLVVHPPPAEHAVPVELVEAATVAALRAAADAGIRGAAVTPFLLADIQQRTNGRSVQANLALLENNARLAGQIAVALQS, from the coding sequence GTGAGTGCCACTCTGCCGCACCCCTGTAGTACCGCAGCCGTTCACGCCGCGCGCGAGCGCGGTGGTGCCATGGTCGCCCTTGAAAGCTCCGTGCTGGCGCAGGGGCTGCTGCCGCCATTCAACCGCGAGGCGGCGACCCGCATGATGGACGCCGTCGCCGCCGCTGGCGCGACGCCGGTCGTGACCGCCGTGGTGCGCGGCGTCCCGTCGTTCGGTCTGGAACCGGACGATCTCGAGCGCTTCCTCGCTCGCGAGGGGGTGCGCAAAGTGTCGGCCCGTGATCTGGGTATTGCCGTCGCCGATCAGGCCGACGGGGCCACCACGGTGGCCGCCACCTTGGCCATGTGCACCTTGGGTGGCCTTGAGGTGTTTGCCACCGGTGGTATCGGCGGGGTGCACCGGGATGCCCCCTTTGACGAATCGGCGGATCTGGTCGAACTGGCCCGTACGCCGGTCATCGTGACCTGTGCCGGCGCCAAGTCCATTCTGGATCTCCCGGCCACCTTGGAGCGCCTCGAAACGTTGGGCGTACCGGTGGTGGGATATGGCACCAGCGAGCTGCCCGGTTTCTTTTCCGTGACAACGGGACTGCGCCTCACGGCGCGCCTGGATTCGCCGGAGGCAATCGCCCGCGCCTGGCGTGCCCACCGGGCTTTGGGGCGCACCAGCGCCATGCTGGTGGTGCACCCCCCGCCGGCTGAGCATGCGGTGCCCGTGGAGCTCGTGGAGGCCGCCACCGTTGCTGCGTTGCGGGCCGCCGCCGACGCCGGTATTCGCGGGGCTGCGGTCACCCCCTTTCTCCTTGCCGATATTCAACAGCGTACCAATGGCCGGTCCGTCCAGGCCAATCTGGCGTTGCTCGAAAACAACGCTCGGCTGGCCGGACAGATTGCCGTGGCGTTGCAGTCGTGA